GCTGTAAGTATTGAGACGAAGGAATATTACTTGGCTGATTCTCAGATTTTTTGACTTTGGAATTAAAAAACTTAGGTTTTAAAAACGTCAAAATAATAAAATTTTCAGGCAAATGATTACCTTTGTATCCCGTAAGTCAAGAAATGTAATTATTAACAATAACTTATGGGTGCTGCTAAATACATATTTGTAACAGGAGGTGTTACTTCATCATTAGGGAAAGGAATCATTGCCGCTTCTTTGGCGAAATTGCTTCAAGCGAGAGGACTTTCTGTAACGATCCAAAAATTCGACCCTTATATCAACATTGATCCAGGGACGTTGAATCCATACGAACATGGAGAATGCTATGTTACAACAGATGGGGCAGAGACAGACCTAGACCTAGGTCACTATGAGAGGTTTTTGAATATCAAAACCACTCAAGCGAACAACATCACTACAGGAAGAATCTATCATAATGTAATCACTAAAGAAAGACAAGGAGCCTACCTTGGCAAAACCGTTCAGGTGATCCCTCACATTACAGATGAAATCCAAAATAATTTCTACAAACTAGGAGAGACTGGCGAGTATGATATCGTGATTACTGAGATTGGTGGTTGTGTTGGTGATATCGAGTCTTTGCCTTTCATTGAAGCTGTAAGACAAGCTAGAATGAACCTTGGAGAAGAGAATGCTATCGTCATTCACTTAACCTTAGTTCCTTACTTGGCGAAAGCTAGAGAATTAAAGACTAAACCTACTCAACACTCTGTAAAGCAACTTTTGGAAGCAGGGCTTCAGCCAGACATTTTAGTTTGCAGAACTGAGCATTCTTTGCCTCAAGAGATCAGAAAAAAATTAGCTTTATTTTGCAATGTTAGATTGAATTCCGTAATCGAGTCAATTGATGCGGACACAATTTATGATGTGCCTCTTTTGATGAAGAAAGAGAAGTTGGACGAGCGAGTAATCGAAAAACTTAATATTCAATATGAAAGCGAGCCAAAACTTGATCTTTGGAAGGATTTCTTGGGAAGGTTGAAGAATCCGACGGATGAGATTAAGATTTCGCTAGTAGGTAAGTATGTTGAGCTTCATGACGCATACAAGTCAATTGTTGAGTCTTTTGTGCATGCAGGTGCTGAAAACGAGTGCAAGGTTAAGCTTAATTGGATAAGCTCCGAGTCTGTGAATCCTGGAAATGTTGAAGAGCTTTTAAGTGATTCTGATGGAGTATTGGTAGCGCCAGGTTTTGGAGAGAGAGGGATTGAAGGCAAAATCACAGCAGTGAATTTTGTTAGAGAGAACAAGATACCTTTCTTTGGTATTTGCTTGGGAATGCAATGCGCAGTGATTGAGTTCGCAAGAAATGTTCTTGGCCTTAAAGAAGCGATGTCAACAGAGATGAATCCTAATACTCCTGATCCAGTGATTGACTTGATGGAAGATCAAAAGGATATAGAGTTAATGGGTGGAACGATGAGATTGGGAGCTTACCCGTGTGAATTGAAAGAGGGAAGTTTGGCTAAGAAAATTTACCATGGCAATGATACTGTGAAAGAGAGACACAGACATCGTTATGAGTTCAACAATAAGTATTTGGAAGCAATTGAATATGCGGGAATGAAAGCTTCGGGAATCAATCCTGAAACTGGACTTGTTGAAATTGTAGAGATTGAAAACCACCCGTTTTTCGTAGGTACTCAATTCCACCCAGAATTGAAAAGTACTGTGATTAAGCCTCAGCCTGTTTTTGTTGCATTTGTTAAGGCTGCGCTAGAATATCACAAAAATAAAAGTTAATTTTGTTTAAATATGGGATTTTCATAACGCTTTAGCCTGTAGGTTAAAGCGTTAATTATTTAATAATAAAATTTAAAATGGATAAGAATCAGTCGATAGGACTACTTTTAATCGCATCAATCCTTCTGGCGTACACATTTTTCTTTGCTCCTGAGCCTGAGAAAGAAAATCAAGATGGAGCAACTCCAGTAGCCGAGAATGTTGATCAATTGCCAAGCAATAATGAAATTGAGCAAATTGAGAATAAATTCGATAATCTAAGCGATTCTGTGAAGAATGCTAGATACTCTCAAAGGTATGGAGTATTCGCTAGTGCCGTGGAAGGAGAAAATCGTGATTTTATCTTGGAGAATGATGTTGTTAAGATTACATTCTCTTCTAAAGGTGCAGGTATTGACAATGTGTTGCTTAAGAAATTCAAGACATGGGATCAGCGTCCTTTGAATTTATTGAAAAGCGGGCAAAACGACTTTTCAATGGAATTGAAAACGTCATCCGGCACAGTTGATTTATCCAAATTATATTTTGCAACGAATGCTTCGCAAGTTACGACAGTTGCTAGTGGAGGTAAATCATCGATTTCCTTTAAGTTGAAGGTCGATGAGCAAAATTATATTGAGCAAGTGTATACTCTAGGAGAGGGCTATGAACTTGAAAACAAGTTTTATATCAAAGGTCTGGAAAATGTCATCACAGGAAATGATCTTCAATATGTGTGGCAAGATAATCTGACAAGAGCAGAAAAGAACCTTTATGGCAATAGTGGCGAGAGAGGCAATACGACTGTTAATTTCTATACTACAAGCGGTACTTTTGATGATTTGTCCGCGACTTCTGAAGATGCTGAGGAAGAAAAAGTTACCGAGCCGGTTAATTGGATCGCTTTCAAGCAACAATTCTTTGTGTCTTCTGTGATCCCTTCAAGCCCAGTGTCTAATGCTGTTGTGTCTACAGAATTGCCTTCTTCATTGGATACAATGGTTGTTAAAAAGGCTAAAGCTTCTTTTGCAGTGCCTGTTAAGGATTTGCGAGGCGGTACGGATAATTTCAAATATTATTTCGGTCCAAATAATTACGACATATTAAAAGATGTAACGACTGATTTCTCTAGAAACCTGAATTTGGGATGGGGGATTTTTGGATGGGTCAATAAATTTGTTGTGATCCCAATATTCAATTTCTTGCAAATGTATATTTCAAGCTATGGCTTGATTATATTGATATTGGTTTTGATTATTAAGTTGGCTCTTGCGCCGCTTTCATACAAGTCATACCTGTCTATGGCGAAAATGAGAGTTTTAAAGCCTGAATTGGATGAGATCAAAGCTGAAGCGGGCGATGATATGGCCAAGGCTCAAACAATGCAAATGGAGCTTTATAGAAAAGTAGGAGTGAATCCATTGAGTGGTTGTGTGCCTATGTTGTTGCAGATGCCGATTCTATTCGCGATGTTTAGGTTTTTCCCGAACTCTATTGAGTTAAGACAAGAAAGTTTCTTATGGGCTCATGATTTGTCTACTTACGATACTATTCTTCAGTTGCCATTTGAAATTCCTTTCTATGGTTCTCATGTTAGTGGATTTGGCTTATTGATGACAATATCATTGATTCTATATACTTGGATGAATAGTCAGACAACAACAGTGGAAGGTCCAGCGAAAACAATGCAGTATATGATGCCTGTAATGTTCTTGTTTATTGGTAATAATTTCCCTGCTGGATTGACTTATTACTACTGTCTATCGAATATTGTAACTTTTGGTCAGCAAGCTATCATTAGAAAGTTTGTAGATGATGATAAGATTCATTCGATGCTTCAAGAGAACAAGAAAAAGAATGTTAGCAAGAAAAAGTCGAAGTTCCAACAAAAATTGGATGAGGCGATGAAAGCTAATAATCAAGCTAACAAGAATAAAAAGAAAAACTAGGTACTACTAGTGGCATAAAATTAAAAGAGAGACTTAATAGTCTCTCTTTTTATTTTTAAATAGTTTACCAGTCGTCGTTGAATTGGTCTAAATAGGTGTCGTCAATGTCATCGTATTTGCCAAATTCCATTTCTTCCATGTCAAAAGGTTTTTTTTCGAAATCTCCATTAAAAAAATCATCAACAAATTGTTCATCGTTTGTTCTCATAACTTCTTAGGTCTAGAGTTAATAATGTTTGTTGATTTAAATACGTTAAAAATGATACCATAATAATTTCAATAGAGTTACTTTTATATTAAGGCTAAGTATAAGTTTTTAGCAAAAATATCTTAAAAGTTAACCAATGTTTTTTAAACTATTGTGTATCAGTAGTTAAGGTTTTTTTGAGTTTTGAGACAACTATTGATCTTTGTTAATGGTATGTTTTACTTTTAAAAAAACTTTGCTTTGCCAAGGGGAAAGTTCGATATGGATAGTTTCATCATATAGAAATTCTTCTGGAGAGAATATATTTTTGTAATATCCAACTGGGATGGATTTAATCCTGAATTTAACCTTCTTATCCGAAGGGTTGCTTAAAGTAAGGCTGACATGTTTCTTGTCAATGCTTCGAATAAATCCAATCACATTATCATCGGTTGTTTCTATTACCTTCATGTTGATATTAGAAGTACCGCCTGAAAGTGTTGGATATTCGCTTTTGGCTTTATTGAGTTCGTTGTAAAAATTCTGATACTTTAGTTCAGCCCAGTCAATCCATTTTTGACCGTTTAAAACCAAATATTTGTCAAACCCATTTTCATCTCCTGCTTTCATCATAGCATAACCTGGCAATGTGAAGACAATTGCTGAATGAAGTAAATATGCTTGCTCATTTTGTTGAAACAAAGAATCGAAATGTGTGATAGAAGTTGTGTTGATGACTTTTTGTGAAGACGGAGTTTTAACCGCTAATTGGATGACACTTTTCAAATATTCAGAGAAGTTGGTATTATTGGTAGTTTCTGTTTGAATGTTTGAGTAAGTAAATAAATTTCTGGAAGAGTTCTTTTCATTGACAATGATGAAAAGCTTTTTTGCATTAGCTAATTGATTGAGTTGTTCTGAGCCTGTAGCATCTATTTTCGTTTTTTTGTCAAATTCAATTCCGTCAAATTTAAAAATTTTAAGTAATGATTCAATTTGGTTAGATAATGATTTAGAATTTATCATTTCTTTTTCAGGCCATTGCAATATGACTTTCAGGTCAAGATTATGGCATTTATCAATATATTTTGTCAATTCTTCCTTGGTGTCATGACTTGAAAGTTCAAAGCTTTCGTTAGTATTTCCTTTGCCAATTGTTTTCAGAGGGTTTATTATTACAGCTTCTATGCCCATTTTTTTCAATAACTCGATTCTTTTGGACGCTGCATTTATCGATTGGCTTTCAGTATATGTTTCTAAATCGATTTTATAAAAGTCGATATTATTGCTTATTAAATTGGTTTTTTCAGCTTCATCGGTTTGATTGGAGTCGTTTTTTTTAGTTTCTCCGCAAGCTGTTATTAAGGTTATAATAAGTATAAAGCAAATGTGTTTCATAGCATGTTTTTGAAATAGAACTATTTTTTCATTGAATGAGTTTGAATTATTTATGAGTCAAAAGAATGAATAGATTTTAATCTTGTTACCTTTGTGATATGATAAATATTGGACAATACAATTCGTTAAGAATTGCGAGGTTCAGCGCGCATGGCGCTTACCTCACAGACGGAGAGACTGAGGTTTTGCTACCTCAAAAATATCTTAAGGAAGAAATGGAAGTAGGAGAGGATTTGAACGTGTTTGTTTACAATGATTCTCAAGACCGCCCAGTTGCAGTGACAACAAAGCCTTTGGCTCAAGTTGATCAATTTGCGTACTTATATGTAAAAGCATTGACAAAAGTAGGTGCGTTTGTGGATTGGGGATTGGAAAAAGATCTTTTGGTGCCGTTTAAAGAGCAAAGGTTTCCACTACAGGAAGATCGAGCGTATATTTTTAGGCTTTGTCTTGATCATAGATCCAATCGAGTGATCGCGACGACAAAGTTGTTCCCGTTTTTTGACAGGGATGTGTCGGAGCTTAAAGAAGGGCAGGAAGTGTCGATGTTGGTGTATGAAAAGGCGGATTTAGGCTTTTTAGCGATCATTGATGATCGATATTTAGGTTTGATTTATGACAATGAGGTGTTTGAGCCTTTGGCTGTTGGTGATAAGAGAAAAGGCTTTATCAAGAAGATAAGAAACGATGGTAAAATAGACTTAGCGCTTCAAAAGCAGGGTTATGAAGCTGTTGAGGATTCTAAGGATATCATTATTGATGAATTAATAAAAGCTGGCGGTGAATTGCCTTATCATGATAAAAGCGATTCTGAGGAAATTAAGAAGGTCTTCAGAATGAGTAAAAAGAATTTTAAGAAAGTAGTTGGCAGTCTGTACAAGGCAGGGTTGATTGAGTTGAAGGAAAATGGTATTAAACTTAAAATAAAGTAATCATGCCTCTTTCATTTAATAATTTAAGAATTGGTAAGACTTATCGATTGATTAATTTTGGTCAAAAGACAGAGTTTGAAGTGATGGAAATCAATGAAGACGAGAATCATAGACTAAAGGATATCAATACTTTGGAAGAAGCTTTTTTGCAAGATTTGCTTTTTGAAGGACGTGGCAAAGACTACGACTTGGAAGAAATCTAAAATCAAGTATGATATGGAAGTCTAGCTTGTGTGCTTGAAGGGGCTGGTCTGCTGAATTGCTGACGGAAAAGGAGATTGCTTTGTCCGTCCATCTTTCTCTGAATTTGTTCTCTGTCGAAAGTATCCATGAGTTTGACGATCATATCCCATGTTTCAAAGAAAATTTGTGATTCATGAGGAAAATGAGCTAAATGAGCGTTTCTCATTTTTCGGAGATCATCTCGTCTGTCACGCAAATTAACGAGAGCTGTCATGGCGCCTAAGTCAACAGCTCTTGTCATTACTTGATCTGAATGATATCTTCTGGTAAGATGCAGTTTGCCGTCATAAGTAGGACTAAGGAATCCTTCCACAAAGGTTTTGAGAATTTTTCTGAGTTGTATGCCAACTTGATGGCATTGACGCATAAATCCTTCAGGATCGTCTTCAAATCTCGCTATGTTGTCATATGCTGTATGAAATTTTTGATGCGACTCTTGAAAGTCATCAACGACTTCTCTGTCATGAATGGAATTGACCAATATGAATTGACCATAACCTCCCAGAGTCTGGTCAATAAGATTGGCATGGACTTGTTCCTCAGTAGTTTTGATATCCGGCATCCAAGTGTGTACTTT
The Aureibacter tunicatorum DNA segment above includes these coding regions:
- a CDS encoding CTP synthase, coding for MGAAKYIFVTGGVTSSLGKGIIAASLAKLLQARGLSVTIQKFDPYINIDPGTLNPYEHGECYVTTDGAETDLDLGHYERFLNIKTTQANNITTGRIYHNVITKERQGAYLGKTVQVIPHITDEIQNNFYKLGETGEYDIVITEIGGCVGDIESLPFIEAVRQARMNLGEENAIVIHLTLVPYLAKARELKTKPTQHSVKQLLEAGLQPDILVCRTEHSLPQEIRKKLALFCNVRLNSVIESIDADTIYDVPLLMKKEKLDERVIEKLNIQYESEPKLDLWKDFLGRLKNPTDEIKISLVGKYVELHDAYKSIVESFVHAGAENECKVKLNWISSESVNPGNVEELLSDSDGVLVAPGFGERGIEGKITAVNFVRENKIPFFGICLGMQCAVIEFARNVLGLKEAMSTEMNPNTPDPVIDLMEDQKDIELMGGTMRLGAYPCELKEGSLAKKIYHGNDTVKERHRHRYEFNNKYLEAIEYAGMKASGINPETGLVEIVEIENHPFFVGTQFHPELKSTVIKPQPVFVAFVKAALEYHKNKS
- the yidC gene encoding membrane protein insertase YidC; this encodes MDKNQSIGLLLIASILLAYTFFFAPEPEKENQDGATPVAENVDQLPSNNEIEQIENKFDNLSDSVKNARYSQRYGVFASAVEGENRDFILENDVVKITFSSKGAGIDNVLLKKFKTWDQRPLNLLKSGQNDFSMELKTSSGTVDLSKLYFATNASQVTTVASGGKSSISFKLKVDEQNYIEQVYTLGEGYELENKFYIKGLENVITGNDLQYVWQDNLTRAEKNLYGNSGERGNTTVNFYTTSGTFDDLSATSEDAEEEKVTEPVNWIAFKQQFFVSSVIPSSPVSNAVVSTELPSSLDTMVVKKAKASFAVPVKDLRGGTDNFKYYFGPNNYDILKDVTTDFSRNLNLGWGIFGWVNKFVVIPIFNFLQMYISSYGLIILILVLIIKLALAPLSYKSYLSMAKMRVLKPELDEIKAEAGDDMAKAQTMQMELYRKVGVNPLSGCVPMLLQMPILFAMFRFFPNSIELRQESFLWAHDLSTYDTILQLPFEIPFYGSHVSGFGLLMTISLILYTWMNSQTTTVEGPAKTMQYMMPVMFLFIGNNFPAGLTYYYCLSNIVTFGQQAIIRKFVDDDKIHSMLQENKKKNVSKKKSKFQQKLDEAMKANNQANKNKKKN
- a CDS encoding alpha-amylase family protein, with the translated sequence MKHICFILIITLITACGETKKNDSNQTDEAEKTNLISNNIDFYKIDLETYTESQSINAASKRIELLKKMGIEAVIINPLKTIGKGNTNESFELSSHDTKEELTKYIDKCHNLDLKVILQWPEKEMINSKSLSNQIESLLKIFKFDGIEFDKKTKIDATGSEQLNQLANAKKLFIIVNEKNSSRNLFTYSNIQTETTNNTNFSEYLKSVIQLAVKTPSSQKVINTTSITHFDSLFQQNEQAYLLHSAIVFTLPGYAMMKAGDENGFDKYLVLNGQKWIDWAELKYQNFYNELNKAKSEYPTLSGGTSNINMKVIETTDDNVIGFIRSIDKKHVSLTLSNPSDKKVKFRIKSIPVGYYKNIFSPEEFLYDETIHIELSPWQSKVFLKVKHTINKDQ
- a CDS encoding CvfB family protein, with the translated sequence MINIGQYNSLRIARFSAHGAYLTDGETEVLLPQKYLKEEMEVGEDLNVFVYNDSQDRPVAVTTKPLAQVDQFAYLYVKALTKVGAFVDWGLEKDLLVPFKEQRFPLQEDRAYIFRLCLDHRSNRVIATTKLFPFFDRDVSELKEGQEVSMLVYEKADLGFLAIIDDRYLGLIYDNEVFEPLAVGDKRKGFIKKIRNDGKIDLALQKQGYEAVEDSKDIIIDELIKAGGELPYHDKSDSEEIKKVFRMSKKNFKKVVGSLYKAGLIELKENGIKLKIK